In Leopardus geoffroyi isolate Oge1 chromosome D1, O.geoffroyi_Oge1_pat1.0, whole genome shotgun sequence, a single window of DNA contains:
- the LOC123602495 gene encoding olfactory receptor 51B2-like: MWPNISAAPFLLTGFPGLEAAHHWISIPFFAVYISVLLGNGTLLYLIKDDHSLHEPMYYFLAMLAGTDLMVTLTTMPTVMGVLWMNHRQMSHGACFLQAYFIHSLSIVESGVLLAMAYDRFIAIRTPLRYNSILTNSRVMKVGLGVLMRGFLSLVPPIVPLYWFPYCRSHVLSHAFCLHQDVMKLACADITFNSVYPVILVALTFFLDALIILFSYILILKTVMGIASGEERAKALNTCASHISCVLVFYITVIGLTFIHRFGKHAPRVIHITMSYVYFLFPPFMNPIIYSIKTKQIQRNIICLFSMHRRA; the protein is encoded by the coding sequence ATGTGGCCCAATATTAGTGCTGCCCCCTTTTTGCTGACTGGCTTCCCAGGTCTGGAAGCTGCTCATCACTGGATCTCCATCCCCTTCTTTGCTGTCTacatctctgtgcttcttggcAATGGTACTCTCCTCTACCTCATCAAGGATGACCACAGCCTCCATGAACCCATGTATTATTTCCTTGCCATGCTGGCAGGCACAGATCTGATGGTGACATTGACCACGATGCCAACTGTGATGGGTGTTTTGTGGATGAATCACCGGCAGATgagccatggagcctgcttcttgcAGGCCTACTTCATTCACTCCCTTTCCATTGTGGAATCTGGTGTCTTGCTTGCCATGGCCTATGACCGATTCATCGCCATCCGCACCCCTCTGAGGTATAACTCCATTCTTACCAATTCCCGGGTGATGAAGGTAGGCCTGGGGGTACTAATGAGGGGCTTTTTATCCCTTGTGCCCCCAATCGTGCCACTCTATTGGTTCCCATATTGCCGTTCCCATGTTCTTTCCCATGCCTTTTGCCTCCACCAAGATGTCATGAAACTTGCTTGTGCTGATATTACATTTAATAGTGTATATCCAGTTATTCTGGTTGCTTTGACTTTCTTCCTAGATGCTCTGATTATTCTCTTCTCTTATATTTTAATCTTGAAGACAGTTATGGGCATCGCTTCTGGAGAAGAGCGAGCTAAGGCCCTTAACACCTGTGCCTCCCATATTAGCTGTGTTCTGGTCTTTTATATTACTGTGATTGGCCTGACCTTCATCCACAGGTTTGGGAAACATGCACCACGTGTGATCCACATTACCATGAGCTATGtctactttctctttcctccattcATGAACCCCATTATATATAGCATCAAGACCAAGCAAATTCAGAGAAACATCATTTGCCTATTTTCTATGCATAGGAGAGCTTGA